In Hemitrygon akajei chromosome 12, sHemAka1.3, whole genome shotgun sequence, a single window of DNA contains:
- the LOC140737322 gene encoding uncharacterized protein, with translation MPFTCLECGKGFTQSSHLLTHQSVHTGERPFTCSDCGKGFTQSSHLQTHQRVHTGEKPFTCSDCGKGFTQSSHLQRHQSVHTGVMPFTCLDCGKGFTRSSDLLQHQSVHTGERPFTCSDCGKGFTQSSQLKVHQRVHTGERPFTCAECGKGFSQSSNLQRHQRVHTGERPFTCSVCGKGFTQLCNLQTHQSVHTGEKPFTCSECGKGFTQSSHLLTHQSVHTGERSFTCLDCGKGFTRSSHLLAHQSVHSGETWFSCSDCGKGYPRSFQLKLHQRVHAGEKLFTCTECRKGFTQLTKLVTHQQAHVEENI, from the coding sequence atgccgttcacctgcttagaatgtgggaaggggttcactcagtcatcccatctactgacacaccagtcagttcacactggggagagaccattcacctgctcagattgtgggaaggggttcactcagtcatctcacctgcagacacaccagcgagttcacactggggagaaaccgtttaCATGCTCTGACTGTGGCAAGGGGTTCACTCAATCTTCTCATCTGCAgcgacaccagtcagttcacactggagtaaTGCCGTTCActtgcttagactgtgggaagggattcactcgatcatctgacctGTTGcaacatcagtcagttcacactggggagaggccgttcacctgctcagattgtgggaagggatttactcagtcatctcagctgaaggtgcatcagcgagttcatacgggggagaggccgttcacctgcgctgaatgtgggaaagggttcagtcagtcatccaacctacagagacaccagcgagttcacactggggagaggccattcacctgttctgtgtgtggaaagggattcactcagttatgcaacctacagacacaccagtcagttcacactggggagaaaccattcacctgctcagaatgtgggaagggattcactcagtcttcTCACCTgctgacacaccagtcagttcacacaggAGAGCGgtcgttcacctgcttagactgtgggaagggtttcactcggtcatctcacctactggcacaccagtctgttcacagtggggagacATGGTTctcctgctcagattgtgggaagggatatcctcggtcatttcaactgaaacTACATCAGCGTGTTCACGCTGGGGAGAAGTTGTTTACGTGCACTGAATgtagaaagggattcactcagttaaccAAACTTGTGACGCACCAGCAAGCTCACGTTGAAGAGAACATTTAA